A window of Piliocolobus tephrosceles isolate RC106 chromosome 13, ASM277652v3, whole genome shotgun sequence contains these coding sequences:
- the TIMM10B gene encoding mitochondrial import inner membrane translocase subunit Tim10 B isoform X3: protein MLRDFLLVYNRMTELCFQRCVPSLHHRALDAEEVGNCEACLHSCAGKLIHSNHRLMAAYVQLMPALVQRRIADYEAASAVPGVAAEHPGVSPSGS from the exons ATG CTGCGTGACTTCCTGTTGGTCTACAATCGGATGACAGAACTCTGCTTCCAGCGTTGTGTGCCCAGCTTGCACCACCGAGCTCTGGACGCTGAGGAGGTGGGGAACTGT GAGGCCTGTCTGCACAGCTGTGCTGGGAAGCTGATCCATTCCAACCACCGCCTCATGGCCGCTTACGTGCAGCTCATGCCTGCCCTGGTACAGCGCCGCATCGCAGACTACGAGGCTGCCTCGGCTGTGCCAGGCGTTGCTGCTGAGCATCCTGGGGTCTCTCCATCAGGCAGCTAG
- the TIMM10B gene encoding mitochondrial import inner membrane translocase subunit Tim10 B isoform X1, which produces MEQQQQQQQLRNLRDFLLVYNRMTELCFQRCVPSLHHRALDAEEVGNCEACLHSCAGKLIHSNHRLMAAYVQLMPALVQRRIADYEAASAVPGVAAEHPGVSPSGS; this is translated from the exons atggagcagcagcagcagcaacagcaactgAGAAAC CTGCGTGACTTCCTGTTGGTCTACAATCGGATGACAGAACTCTGCTTCCAGCGTTGTGTGCCCAGCTTGCACCACCGAGCTCTGGACGCTGAGGAGGTGGGGAACTGT GAGGCCTGTCTGCACAGCTGTGCTGGGAAGCTGATCCATTCCAACCACCGCCTCATGGCCGCTTACGTGCAGCTCATGCCTGCCCTGGTACAGCGCCGCATCGCAGACTACGAGGCTGCCTCGGCTGTGCCAGGCGTTGCTGCTGAGCATCCTGGGGTCTCTCCATCAGGCAGCTAG
- the TIMM10B gene encoding mitochondrial import inner membrane translocase subunit Tim10 B isoform X4 → MLRDFLLVYNRMTELCFQRCVPSLHHRALDAEEEACLHSCAGKLIHSNHRLMAAYVQLMPALVQRRIADYEAASAVPGVAAEHPGVSPSGS, encoded by the exons ATG CTGCGTGACTTCCTGTTGGTCTACAATCGGATGACAGAACTCTGCTTCCAGCGTTGTGTGCCCAGCTTGCACCACCGAGCTCTGGACGCTGAGGAG GAGGCCTGTCTGCACAGCTGTGCTGGGAAGCTGATCCATTCCAACCACCGCCTCATGGCCGCTTACGTGCAGCTCATGCCTGCCCTGGTACAGCGCCGCATCGCAGACTACGAGGCTGCCTCGGCTGTGCCAGGCGTTGCTGCTGAGCATCCTGGGGTCTCTCCATCAGGCAGCTAG
- the TIMM10B gene encoding mitochondrial import inner membrane translocase subunit Tim10 B isoform X2, protein MEQQQQQQQLRNLRDFLLVYNRMTELCFQRCVPSLHHRALDAEEEACLHSCAGKLIHSNHRLMAAYVQLMPALVQRRIADYEAASAVPGVAAEHPGVSPSGS, encoded by the exons atggagcagcagcagcagcaacagcaactgAGAAAC CTGCGTGACTTCCTGTTGGTCTACAATCGGATGACAGAACTCTGCTTCCAGCGTTGTGTGCCCAGCTTGCACCACCGAGCTCTGGACGCTGAGGAG GAGGCCTGTCTGCACAGCTGTGCTGGGAAGCTGATCCATTCCAACCACCGCCTCATGGCCGCTTACGTGCAGCTCATGCCTGCCCTGGTACAGCGCCGCATCGCAGACTACGAGGCTGCCTCGGCTGTGCCAGGCGTTGCTGCTGAGCATCCTGGGGTCTCTCCATCAGGCAGCTAG
- the ARFIP2 gene encoding arfaptin-2 isoform X1, with amino-acid sequence MTDGILGKAATMEIPIHGNGEARQLPEDDGLEQDLQQVMVSGPNLNETSIVSGGYGGSGDGLIPTGSGRHPSHSTTPAGPGDEVARGIAGEKFDIVKKWGINTYKCTKQLLSERFGRGSRTVDLELELQIELLRETKRKYESVLQLGRALTAHLYSLLQTQHALGDAFADLSQKSPELQEEFGYNAETQKLLCKNGETLLGAVNFFVSSINTLVTKTMEDTLMTVKQYEAARLEYDAYRTDLEELSLGPRDAGTHGRLESAQATFQAHRDKYEKLRGDVAIKLKFLEENKIKVMHKQLLLFHNAVSAYFAGNQKQLEQTLQQFNIKLRPPGAEKPSWLEEQ; translated from the exons ATGACGGACGGGATCCTAGGGAAGGCAGCCACAATGGAGATCCCTATCCACGGGAACGGCGAAGCCAGGCAGCTTCCTGAAGATGATGGGCTGGAGCAG GACCTCCAGCAAGTGATGGTGTCAGGACCCAACCTCAATGAAACCAGCATTGTGTCTGGTGGCTATGGGGGCTCTGGTGATGGACTCATCCCCACAG GGTCTGGCCGCCATCCATCTCACAGCACCACTCCTGCTGGCCCTGGAGATGAGGTGGCTCGGGGCATTGCTGGAGAAAAGTTTGACATCGTCAAGAAATGGGGCATCAACACCTATAAG TGCACAAAGCAACTGTTATCAGAACGATTTGGTCGAGGCTCACGGACTGTGGACCTGGAGCTAGAGCTGCAGATTGAGTTGCTGCGTGAGACGAAGCGCAAGTATGAGAGTGTCCTGCAGCTGGGCCGGGCACTGACAGCCCACCTCTACAGCCTGCTGCAGACCCAGCATGCACTGGGTGATGCCTTTGCTGACCTCAGCCAGAAGTCCCCAGAGCTTCAG GAGGAGTTTGGCTACAATGCAGAAACACAGAAACTGCTATGCAAGAATGGGGAaacgctgctaggagctgtgaaCTTCTTTGTCTCTAGCATCAACACACTGGTCACCAAGACCATGGAAGACACGCTCATGACTGTGAAACAGTATGAGGCTGCCAG gctggaatatgaTGCCTACCGAACAGACTTAGAGGAGCTGAGCCTAGGCCCCCGGGATGCAGGGACACATGGTCGACTCGAGAGTGCCCAGGCCACTTTCCAGGCCCATCGGGACAAGTATGAGAAGCTGCGGGGAGATGTGGCCATCAAGCTCAAGTTCCTGGAAGAAAACAAG ATCAAGGTGATGCACAAGCAGCTGCTGCTCTTCCACAATGCCGTGTCCGCCTACTTTGCTGGGAACCAGAAACAGCTGGAGCAGACCCTGCAGCAGTTCAACATCAAGCTGCGGCCTCCAGGAGCTGAGAAACCCTCCTGGCTAGAGGAGCAGTGA
- the ARFIP2 gene encoding arfaptin-2 isoform X2 gives MVSGPNLNETSIVSGGYGGSGDGLIPTGSGRHPSHSTTPAGPGDEVARGIAGEKFDIVKKWGINTYKCTKQLLSERFGRGSRTVDLELELQIELLRETKRKYESVLQLGRALTAHLYSLLQTQHALGDAFADLSQKSPELQEEFGYNAETQKLLCKNGETLLGAVNFFVSSINTLVTKTMEDTLMTVKQYEAARLEYDAYRTDLEELSLGPRDAGTHGRLESAQATFQAHRDKYEKLRGDVAIKLKFLEENKIKVMHKQLLLFHNAVSAYFAGNQKQLEQTLQQFNIKLRPPGAEKPSWLEEQ, from the exons ATGGTGTCAGGACCCAACCTCAATGAAACCAGCATTGTGTCTGGTGGCTATGGGGGCTCTGGTGATGGACTCATCCCCACAG GGTCTGGCCGCCATCCATCTCACAGCACCACTCCTGCTGGCCCTGGAGATGAGGTGGCTCGGGGCATTGCTGGAGAAAAGTTTGACATCGTCAAGAAATGGGGCATCAACACCTATAAG TGCACAAAGCAACTGTTATCAGAACGATTTGGTCGAGGCTCACGGACTGTGGACCTGGAGCTAGAGCTGCAGATTGAGTTGCTGCGTGAGACGAAGCGCAAGTATGAGAGTGTCCTGCAGCTGGGCCGGGCACTGACAGCCCACCTCTACAGCCTGCTGCAGACCCAGCATGCACTGGGTGATGCCTTTGCTGACCTCAGCCAGAAGTCCCCAGAGCTTCAG GAGGAGTTTGGCTACAATGCAGAAACACAGAAACTGCTATGCAAGAATGGGGAaacgctgctaggagctgtgaaCTTCTTTGTCTCTAGCATCAACACACTGGTCACCAAGACCATGGAAGACACGCTCATGACTGTGAAACAGTATGAGGCTGCCAG gctggaatatgaTGCCTACCGAACAGACTTAGAGGAGCTGAGCCTAGGCCCCCGGGATGCAGGGACACATGGTCGACTCGAGAGTGCCCAGGCCACTTTCCAGGCCCATCGGGACAAGTATGAGAAGCTGCGGGGAGATGTGGCCATCAAGCTCAAGTTCCTGGAAGAAAACAAG ATCAAGGTGATGCACAAGCAGCTGCTGCTCTTCCACAATGCCGTGTCCGCCTACTTTGCTGGGAACCAGAAACAGCTGGAGCAGACCCTGCAGCAGTTCAACATCAAGCTGCGGCCTCCAGGAGCTGAGAAACCCTCCTGGCTAGAGGAGCAGTGA